The Vanessa cardui chromosome 27, ilVanCard2.1, whole genome shotgun sequence region AGTCCGGAGCGCGAGCCCGAGCTGTACTACGCGCGCTCCGCggcgccccccgcgcccgcgcACCCCGCGCATGCGCACGCGCACCGACACGAGGTGAGCCCGCTCTATGACCCATGAGGCCATTTAATGAGGAATGATTTTGCATGATTGATTTATGTTGGTTTCACTGAATGTATCACATATCATGTGATGATAGatcttaaaaacattaatttaatttttgaaataaaatctcgTCACTTACGACCTTTTGTACTTACAGTAGTTCTCTATGTGGAcgcatgtatttttaaatatgcgaTATATCAATACTATATGTCATATTGATATGAttcgatttatatataaaccattatatatttgtatttatgttctATGTATGGTATATGTGTGTTTCGTAtcactaatataataaactattaatgtTTGTGCTAATCACAGCGGATAAACCACAGATTTGGAGTTATCTAGATACCGCAAGCTGTTTAACCGAGCGTGCCCGAATTTCGGACCGCCCGGCCCGAAGCTTGGAGCTCTAATGCTTTGGATGGGACCGTGTAATTATGCCGTTGGTTTCTAAATCGATTCAATACCTACCATCGCTAATCGAATTAGTTGCTCAAACAGTtgtaatctatatctatatacatataataaaattggagtgtctgtttgtaatattaaaataggcctttttcacttaatgcatatgtatacacggtacttctactaaaataacattttttacaatttttgcctgtctgtctgtttgttccgactaatctctgtaacggctggagcgattttgacgggactctcacgggcagataattgatataataaggagtaaattaagctacaatttttttttcgttaaattcaaacgcatacaaggtcgcgggcacagctagttaattataaaatcattttacttCTGTGTGTGTTGAGTGACGTCATCGTAGGTATAAAAAACGctcaattttcatttataatgaaCATGCGGTATCTAGCGTACTCTAAATCTCTGGGACGGACATATTTGGCAGTTTAATTCCGGTTAGATCTggtttgttttagtttaaacTGGTTTGCATACGATTATGAGTATAtagtataatgtatgtaatattgattagatatttacttggtggtagggctttgtgccaacCCGTTTGtttatgtaccacccactcatgagatattttattatttattattactaagtactgttgtttgatatttcaccgtcaaacaacagtacttagtattgctgtgttaCGGTTTTAAAGGGTgaacaggggacataacatcttagttaccaaggttggtggcgcattggcgaccTTAGAAGACTATGCTATCTATACCTTATCTGATTACTCAAAAGAACGATAACATCGTTCATAGATATACATATGATCAAATATGTTTGATTGTCATTATTTCGGTTATCAGGGTGAGCAGGTGGGTAATAATGGGGATGGGGGGTTTTTAAATGGTTTAGATACTTAGTTTAgcttagtatattattatatagtatgaaAAAAGGTTAATCTTATAAACggtattttcaatttttttaatgttttattctgTTCACGTATTCGTTAtagtattctttatttttttataggacCAAATGCTTggtattattaatgattaaatttgatattagtTTTTAGTACTTTTAGTTACAATATTTGTGGTCACCCTAGTTATTTATACTAACTATATACGACTGCCAAATATGTAGTAAGTTATGTGTACTGTATGTGTACGTGCAACTAACTCGTAGTGGGCGCAGGGAAGGGACAGTCCGGCGGAGCCCGAGCCCGCGGCGGAGCCCCCGCGCTCTCCGCCCACTCAGCAGgtctgtttataatacatttgtttatttatatcaccATATATATCTCTAGTAATGACTGATTAGTGTAATCACTTCAATTCGGTGTAAAACTAGTGTCAAGTGAAATACTTTGATTCGGAATGTAGGGTGACATATATCACGAAAAAAAGCTCGGACTAATTAATTTAACCTATATTAAACTATGAACagtcttatatttgtttttcgaaGCATCATCAAAAATTACATGTATAACAATCGAACTTAACAGTAGACtactatacacatatataagatatacaaatctttaaaacaCGCTTGaacacaaacaaacatactACTACTAAGTAATGTAGACTTTATTCTAAATTAAACTGTACTATTCTAAACTGACCTACActtctttatattatacattatacaattatacaagtAACTGTATTCAAATGATACCcttttatatcaaataacatgATTTAATCCATAATACCGTCGTGCTTTAcaaccaattattttatttaatattatttattattcttaataatgatatattttaagtaataataccttaatatctataaaagtatgctactataatattatgtaaatttgaaatatatatacctaatgtAAAAcagtgattagaacacgtgaatcttgaACCAAGGTTACGGGTTCAAAACTTTTTTgttccaattattatttttactttttcttcTGTCATATTTCAAATTAGTAATGAAAGACAGGGATAGCGAATATTTTACCTTTCTATTTAATTTGTAGATTTGCATGTTTCGTTGTTTTGCTGTGTAAGCAATATGTACCTAACTTGAATGTGCTTAATAagtgtaataattaaaagaaaatattgccatattaaataattgttttagttaatttataaactaacaagcaatgatgttctagtaaacagatatgttattaacgcgcaaaaagtgaagacaagaaaacgtcctaattgagacgttttcctttagtcgttttacgtagtaatacgttataatacatcataattatgtagtaatacgttttgcgtaattaaaacatctagttatcccttttacttattgtttttatcaagctatcctttttacttgtaacgaaatgtaaaataaacggtccccggcgcggcacacttttttctgttgtttagtatggatataacatatctgttaattagaatatcattgctaaCAAgggattaatattaattaattatattgcttGTGTAATAGAATTGTCATCTTCCTAGTCGTTTCCTCATTACTGAGGGTCGTGACTTCGCACCACCTTCCTCCAGCCATTCCTATTCTGTGACATTCGTAGGCGAGCCTGGGCACAGGATCCTGTGGCAGTCTTTACCGTGTCTATCCACTGGACGGCGCTCTTCCTCTACCTCTCTTCTCTTCCACGATAAATTGTCTATGAGgcgttatataatcgttacGATTGCCTTGCTTTTAACAGAGGGTCACGAATTACGGGTAGTTGGATAAATGATCAAAATTGACAGATAGAGTCTTCTGATTTAGACAATTGTACTATtggtaaataaattgtttagttATTCGAATCTAGTAAGCCTTTAGTTTTGACCTgtacgatttattttttatttatgtaagttaGTCAAcctcaaatatattgtaagaaatatatatgtatagtacaacacaaattagatgtaacatcggaaaatgcaatgaaatgaaaataaaaccgattactgcagatttacacgaccaatagaaatagctccctatcgcgccattcgacgctattcgtcgctatggaTTCTCGCGCCAGTCAagcaagtgcgtgtaaatcgacgtgtcaaattgacgaatatattgggtcatatgatattatatgatGAGTTTGTGTAAAGaccatattcacatgagaaattgataatttgggatagcgtactcaatttggatatgatcggttttacgaattttgccgatgctacatctaagttgtgtcgtactatatgttatATTCCAACGGTACGAGGAGTTAAGATAAACAAATCTCATTTTGACATATTTCATGTGATTTGCTAACGGTACTGCTGTATTGTACACTGGAAACAGTTcttgacaaatatatatttttatttatactgtaaTACTAGTCAATGAGACATATATCCACTTTAAAATATCTTGTCGAATTCATAATTAACATCACAGATTATTATCTTGACCAATGATAACATCGTTTAAAGGTCAAATTAGTTTGCTTACCATAACTCGTCCTGCCCTCTGAATACCGCAGTCGATGCATTAGGGAGTTAGCGAGAAGGAATCCAtagtaggctatttgactggtttttaaaatccattttatatttttaagtagaggttaaggaacccagtaaaagttcatttttttatttctagtacatttttgccgaaaaatatcatattaaaaatttcatatttaaataacacgcgaaaccgctacttggacaatatggcgctgcaaaggggtcggtgacgtcactttgctgtattttaatgtgtggtacatatagcagaaaagcaaggtttacaagaaagtgacttcatcataagcccggccaatcaggagctttttgtgtcacgtgacaaacgtttgaaaaaaattcatttttatttgccaAATAGCCAAATTatacattgtcaaatagcctattaatatcACAGAACATGATTATCTCGACCAATGAGAGCACGTCGTTTCAAGGTCAAATAAGTTTGTTTACCGTAACTCCTGCCATCGAAATGGTCTATATCAAATGCGTTGTAGTACGTTAGCGAGTGTATCGGCGTGTGCGTTGTGCCCGCAGTGCCCGGCGTCGCCGGCGCGGCGAGCGTCGCCCGACGCGGACGAGCGCTACGACCACCCCGCCATGACCACCTCGCAGTACGAGGTGAGACTGATCTGatgtaaatttacttggtggtagggctttgtgcaagcccgtctgggtaggtaccacccactcatcagttattctaccgccaaataacagtactctgtattgttgtgttccggtttgaagggtgagtgagccagtgtaactacaggcacaagggacataacatcttagttcccaaggttgatggcacattgacaatggaaggaatagttaatatttcttacagcgtcattgtctatgggtgatggtgaccacttaccatcaggtggcccatatgctcgtccgccaacctataccataaaaaaaattacggaaCATTATGTTCTGCTGAGTCTCTGTTTTAAGGTCATTTAATAGACACGTGTCTAACTTGCATGGATGGGGGACTGAGATTGATTGGATGAATGGTTTTGTATTGTGAGCTGGAATATTACAGACAGGAGAATGAGTTTAAGTGTTTTTTATGTTCGTTCTTTGATTGAGAAGTTGGCAAAAAGATTCACCTTTATTGTCCCTCTGTGAAATTTGATAGTGagtaatgcatatgtatttttattatgattaaccCAAACAAGAGTCACttctaatatgtaatttttctaAGATTAAACCATATTTATGCTTTTTTGTGGATCATAGTGAACTAACAAAACTACAGTTGTGACCTTTCGCTACATTTGttctgtgtgtttgtttgttttgtttaataactcaccaattattattattattgtgtaattaataattatttgaaatattattggacCCTCACATATAGGCTTTAATTAGCTTGttgaattaatgtttaaatcaataaataatgatCTTGGGGCTGTattcattttgaataataaaattccgcagatatttttgatttttgtgaTCCATAAATTTGAATCGTTTGTCAATAAATGAAGCATATAATTCAACACATAAAAATCGCCGAGATAATACTTGTTGACATACATtgtatttgttatatgtatgtatgtcatttatatacctacttgtataaagtatattttgtgtcCGAAATGTAAGTAATCGTTTATCCCCCGTACAGCCGCGTGGCGGGCCACGCTCGCCGGATGCGGCCGCGCTCCGCCACTCCGTGTCCGCGCACAGCGTCAAGGTAAGCactgacacacacacacacacagaacGATGGGAGGCTATTACGAGTGGAAAGATcaggaggggggggggggcaagGGCATTACGTATAATCGACTAAATCCAATGTTTAGTCGCTTAAGAGTTAAGAGCTTACATAATAAAAGTATGTTTTCAGACAAAATGTACTGATAGTTGGAGTTATCGTTTATGAGCGGTTTGACGTAACTGAGAGTAGATTTTagcagaatattttaataataaattcaaacaaaaagtTTCATTGGAATAATGATTATCATCAAGTTGACTAAGATTCGTTGCGTAGAGCTTAATCTTTTGGGGGGGGGGGTCTGGAATCTCTTAGACCTAAATGCAACACTTCGTACTCCAAATACTCCCGTtcgatgtatattatatttcatatttatataacaaaatgatGTAATTCTTTCTAcggatatatttaatgtaacaagACATTAAAGATAAGCAAGTGTGTGTTTGTGTCGGCAGGAGTACTCGTATGCCACAAACGGCGAGTGGCGCCACAGCGGGAACGCGCTCACGTCGCCGCACGAGCACTGCTCCGACAGAGACAGGTGACATGCCGCGCTCTTCGCACTACACACTTAATTGAATCCTCAgcgaaatcaaaatcaataactttTCATAGTTGAAACCACACGTAttgtcttaaatatataatattttagtttaaataaataaaacaaagatatcTTGTTGATTAATTTAAAGGAAATACGTTTCATTTTTGGCGAGCCAAAGTGATAACTTGAAAAAATATCTGTCCTGATTAGCGCATATACAactatatgtgtttatatacataatgttgtTTTGGCTATGTAATACgtgaataacaattaaatagtaCTTACTTATCGTTTACAACTACAGCTAAAGTTTTCACAAGTGACTTTTGGAACCCATTTTTTCGATTAGAAACACTagcttttagtttttttttttattagtgtttCCATgtatgtcaatattttttatcaaaattaagatGATTAGACTTTTGACAGACAACCAATGTGATCTGAATGTTATCTTTCAGAAGCGAAACGTACTCGGTGCGCGGTGACTGGGAGAGGGAGCGAGACAGGGATAGGGAGAGGGAGAGTGCGCGGGAGAGGGACAGAGAGTATCCGTCGGCTGTGATGGCGGAGCACCGCGGCTTCACGAGGAGGCCGGTCGCGAGGGTGAGTCGAGAGAGAGGATCTTATAACttacaaatatgtatacatgCACTCTCTGTTTCCTCTCAAAatcaataatctttattaaatataaaagtgtgtacacttgcttattgatggtcaaaaatCTACCTTAAaattgtgtttctttactatattgtccatgtattgtatacaaaaaccttcaaatccgttgcgtagttttaaggatacacagggacagagaaagcgactttgttttatactatgtaatgatatttttgaACGTTTACTTTCGAAAACTATGACAGAAACTAAAACAAACGAACTTTATTACCTTGGTTTGCGTGACAGCTGCGCttgacatttctttttttttctagattATGGCCTGATTCTGGGTCATTTCTTGGATTCCCGTAAATAGACTGTCGAGGCAATATATGTCGAATGTTTCAGAACTCGAACCTCCTGTCTGCGGTGCTGTGCCTGGTCAAGGAACTGGACTACCCGAGCCTCGAGGTCGCCGAGATGGCGGTGCGGTGAGTGACGCTCTAATTTTTTcttggtgcaagcccgtctgggtaggtaccacccactcatcagttattctaac contains the following coding sequences:
- the LOC124541148 gene encoding uncharacterized protein LOC124541148 isoform X3, with the translated sequence MARLTEEMVIARSKQSDLSAIKKLNCWGAELGDVSLIRRMPNVEVLALSINKIRTLGDFAGCRRLRELYVRKNEIRDLAEIRHLRHLPDLTSLWLDENPCTLHPEYRMTVLRNLPNLEKLDNVVVQADEVQEAMRRGVHIPDSDDEGYPQTQESYGQYRRQRSCESSPEREPELYYARSAAPPAPAHPAHAHAHRHECPASPARRASPDADERYDHPAMTTSQYEPRGGPRSPDAAALRHSVSAHSVKEYSYATNGEWRHSGNALTSPHEHCSDRDRSETYSVRGDWERERDRDRERESARERDREYPSAVMAEHRGFTRRPVARNSNLLSAVLCLVKELDYPSLEVAEMAVRCRMDELANSQ
- the LOC124541148 gene encoding uncharacterized protein LOC124541148 isoform X1; the encoded protein is MARLTEEMVIARSKQSDLSAIKKLNCWGAELGDVSLIRRMPNVEVLALSINKIRTLGDFAGCRRLRELYVRKNEIRDLAEIRHLRHLPDLTSLWLDENPCTLHPEYRMTVLRNLPNLEKLDNVVVQADEVQEAMRRGVHIPDSDDEGYPQTQESYGQYRRQRSCESSPEREPELYYARSAAPPAPAHPAHAHAHRHEWAQGRDSPAEPEPAAEPPRSPPTQQCPASPARRASPDADERYDHPAMTTSQYEPRGGPRSPDAAALRHSVSAHSVKEYSYATNGEWRHSGNALTSPHEHCSDRDRSETYSVRGDWERERDRDRERESARERDREYPSAVMAEHRGFTRRPVARNSNLLSAVLCLVKELDYPSLEVAEMAVRCRMDELANSQ
- the LOC124541148 gene encoding uncharacterized protein LOC124541148 isoform X2 gives rise to the protein MARLTEEMVIARSKQSDLSAIKKLNCWGAELGDVSLIRRMPNVEVLALSINKIRTLGDFAGCRRLRELYVRKNEIRDLAEIRHLRHLPDLTSLWLDENPCTLHPEYRMTVLRNLPNLEKLDNVVVQADEVQEAMRRGVHIPDSDDEGYPQTQESYGQYRRQRSCESSPEREPELYYARSAAPPAPAHPAHAHAHRHEGRDSPAEPEPAAEPPRSPPTQQCPASPARRASPDADERYDHPAMTTSQYEPRGGPRSPDAAALRHSVSAHSVKEYSYATNGEWRHSGNALTSPHEHCSDRDRSETYSVRGDWERERDRDRERESARERDREYPSAVMAEHRGFTRRPVARNSNLLSAVLCLVKELDYPSLEVAEMAVRCRMDELANSQ